A window from Salvia miltiorrhiza cultivar Shanhuang (shh) chromosome 2, IMPLAD_Smil_shh, whole genome shotgun sequence encodes these proteins:
- the LOC131009509 gene encoding uncharacterized protein LOC131009509 isoform X1 — protein MQQLDLVKEKPVSLNMGEVNFSQAEDVRLETTRARFSSLLKRHAELTERLSRDSDKSVFERLQREFEAAHASQTQEICLDGEQWNDGLLATIRERVHMEAERKAMLLQGDAAAMPNLPFHEKITYRVGNKMICCLDGPRIGIQYETSFAGEPCELFHCVLESKSFLEKMTVLEHTIPFFLPIRDAENDYLSSNAMKFIDYVGDLLQAYVDRREQVRLIKELYGNQIGELYCSLPYHMIEFVLADFDCKVIVSIRYGELVSTLPSTISVLAWPMHQHKKLRTAVVPTNRKESHGNQLVPARLAHAEDALRSMSLPEGWTIFLLFIRISKPQHLLLHLRVITRVSMKILTISVDFL, from the exons ATGCAGCAACTTGATCTAGTGAAGGAGAAGCCTGTTTCTCTGAATATGGGAGAAGTG AACTTTTCCCAAGCTGAGGATGTAAGGTTGGAGACTACACGGGCAAGAT TTTCAAGTCTTCTTAAGAGGCATGCAGAATTAACAGAGCGGCTTTCTAG GGATTCTGACAAATCTGTATTTGAACGTTTGCAAAGAGAATTTGAAGCTGCACATGCTTCTCAAACTCAAG AAATATGTTTGGATGGTGAGCAATGGAATGATGGGTTATTAGCCACAATAAGAGAGCGG GTTCACATGGAGGCTGAAAGAAAGGCAATGCTACTGCAAGGGGATGCCGCTGCAATGCCCAATTTACcttttcatgaaaaaataactTACAGAGTTGGAAATAAA ATGATCTGTTGTTTAGATGGACCAAGGATTGGAATTCAATATGAGACCTCATTTGCTG GAGAACCTTGTGAGCTGTTCCATTGTGTTCTTGAAAGTAAATCGTTTCTTGAGAAAATGACAGTTCTTGAGCACACCATTCCATTTTTCTTGCCGATACGTGATGCAGAGAATGATTATCTCTCTTCAAATGCAATG AAGTTCATAGATTATGTTGGAGACTTGCTGCAGGCCTATGTTGATAGACGAGAGCAG GTTCGCCTTATTAAAGAGTTGTATGGAAATCAAATAGGAGAACTTTATTGCAGCCTTCCATATCATATGATTGAATTTGTGCTAGCAGATTTCGATTG CAAGGTGATAGTGAGCATTAGATATGGGGAACTCGTCTCTACGCTTCCGTCAACTATCAGTGTCCTGGCTTGGCCGATGCACCAACACAAGAAACTCCGGACTGCTGTAGTGCCAACCAACAGGAAGGAAAGCCACGGCAATCAACTAGTTCCAGCTCGATTAGCACACGCCGAGGATGCATTACGTTCAATGAGTCTACCCGAAGGTTGGACgatttttttgctttttatccGCATATCCAAGCCACAACATCTCCTATTACATCTACGGGTTATCACCCGCGTGTCGATGAAAATTCTTACCATTTCCGtagattttctttaa
- the LOC131009509 gene encoding uncharacterized protein LOC131009509 isoform X2, which yields MQQLDLVKEKPVSLNMGEVNFSQAEDVRLETTRARFSSLLKRHAELTERLSRDSDKSVFERLQREFEAAHASQTQEICLDGEQWNDGLLATIRERVHMEAERKAMLLQGDAAAMPNLPFHEKITYRVGNKMICCLDGPRIGIQYETSFAGEPCELFHCVLESKSFLEKMTVLEHTIPFFLPIRDAENDYLSSNAMKFIDYVGDLLQAYVDRREQVRLIKELYGNQIGELYCSLPYHMIEFVLADFDCKVIVSIRYGELVSTLPSTISVLAWPMHQHKKLRTAVVPTNRKESHGNQLVPARLAHAEDALRSMSLPEAFAEIVLSMPKALKEAFPDQSTSSRVSSQ from the exons ATGCAGCAACTTGATCTAGTGAAGGAGAAGCCTGTTTCTCTGAATATGGGAGAAGTG AACTTTTCCCAAGCTGAGGATGTAAGGTTGGAGACTACACGGGCAAGAT TTTCAAGTCTTCTTAAGAGGCATGCAGAATTAACAGAGCGGCTTTCTAG GGATTCTGACAAATCTGTATTTGAACGTTTGCAAAGAGAATTTGAAGCTGCACATGCTTCTCAAACTCAAG AAATATGTTTGGATGGTGAGCAATGGAATGATGGGTTATTAGCCACAATAAGAGAGCGG GTTCACATGGAGGCTGAAAGAAAGGCAATGCTACTGCAAGGGGATGCCGCTGCAATGCCCAATTTACcttttcatgaaaaaataactTACAGAGTTGGAAATAAA ATGATCTGTTGTTTAGATGGACCAAGGATTGGAATTCAATATGAGACCTCATTTGCTG GAGAACCTTGTGAGCTGTTCCATTGTGTTCTTGAAAGTAAATCGTTTCTTGAGAAAATGACAGTTCTTGAGCACACCATTCCATTTTTCTTGCCGATACGTGATGCAGAGAATGATTATCTCTCTTCAAATGCAATG AAGTTCATAGATTATGTTGGAGACTTGCTGCAGGCCTATGTTGATAGACGAGAGCAG GTTCGCCTTATTAAAGAGTTGTATGGAAATCAAATAGGAGAACTTTATTGCAGCCTTCCATATCATATGATTGAATTTGTGCTAGCAGATTTCGATTG CAAGGTGATAGTGAGCATTAGATATGGGGAACTCGTCTCTACGCTTCCGTCAACTATCAGTGTCCTGGCTTGGCCGATGCACCAACACAAGAAACTCCGGACTGCTGTAGTGCCAACCAACAGGAAGGAAAGCCACGGCAATCAACTAGTTCCAGCTCGATTAGCACACGCCGAGGATGCATTACGTTCAATGAGTCTACCCGAAG CTTTCGCAGAGATCGTTCTGAGCATGCCTAAAGCTCTCAAAGAAGCGTTCCCGGATCAGAGCACGAGCTCCCGTGTTTCCTCACAATAG
- the LOC131009509 gene encoding uncharacterized protein LOC131009509 isoform X3: MQQLDLVKEKPVSLNMGEVNFSQAEDVRLETTRARFSSLLKRHAELTERLSRDSDKSVFERLQREFEAAHASQTQEICLDGEQWNDGLLATIRERMICCLDGPRIGIQYETSFAGEPCELFHCVLESKSFLEKMTVLEHTIPFFLPIRDAENDYLSSNAMKFIDYVGDLLQAYVDRREQVRLIKELYGNQIGELYCSLPYHMIEFVLADFDCKVIVSIRYGELVSTLPSTISVLAWPMHQHKKLRTAVVPTNRKESHGNQLVPARLAHAEDALRSMSLPEAFAEIVLSMPKALKEAFPDQSTSSRVSSQ; the protein is encoded by the exons ATGCAGCAACTTGATCTAGTGAAGGAGAAGCCTGTTTCTCTGAATATGGGAGAAGTG AACTTTTCCCAAGCTGAGGATGTAAGGTTGGAGACTACACGGGCAAGAT TTTCAAGTCTTCTTAAGAGGCATGCAGAATTAACAGAGCGGCTTTCTAG GGATTCTGACAAATCTGTATTTGAACGTTTGCAAAGAGAATTTGAAGCTGCACATGCTTCTCAAACTCAAG AAATATGTTTGGATGGTGAGCAATGGAATGATGGGTTATTAGCCACAATAAGAGAGCGG ATGATCTGTTGTTTAGATGGACCAAGGATTGGAATTCAATATGAGACCTCATTTGCTG GAGAACCTTGTGAGCTGTTCCATTGTGTTCTTGAAAGTAAATCGTTTCTTGAGAAAATGACAGTTCTTGAGCACACCATTCCATTTTTCTTGCCGATACGTGATGCAGAGAATGATTATCTCTCTTCAAATGCAATG AAGTTCATAGATTATGTTGGAGACTTGCTGCAGGCCTATGTTGATAGACGAGAGCAG GTTCGCCTTATTAAAGAGTTGTATGGAAATCAAATAGGAGAACTTTATTGCAGCCTTCCATATCATATGATTGAATTTGTGCTAGCAGATTTCGATTG CAAGGTGATAGTGAGCATTAGATATGGGGAACTCGTCTCTACGCTTCCGTCAACTATCAGTGTCCTGGCTTGGCCGATGCACCAACACAAGAAACTCCGGACTGCTGTAGTGCCAACCAACAGGAAGGAAAGCCACGGCAATCAACTAGTTCCAGCTCGATTAGCACACGCCGAGGATGCATTACGTTCAATGAGTCTACCCGAAG CTTTCGCAGAGATCGTTCTGAGCATGCCTAAAGCTCTCAAAGAAGCGTTCCCGGATCAGAGCACGAGCTCCCGTGTTTCCTCACAATAG
- the LOC131009509 gene encoding uncharacterized protein LOC131009509 isoform X4, which translates to MQQLDLVKEKPVSLNMGEVNFSQAEDVRLETTRARFSSLLKRHAELTERLSRDSDKSVFERLQREFEAAHASQTQEICLDGEQWNDGLLATIRERVHMEAERKAMLLQGDAAAMPNLPFHEKITYRVGNKMICCLDGPRIGIQYETSFAGEPCELFHCVLESKSFLEKMTVLEHTIPFFLPIRDAENDYLSSNAMKFIDYVGDLLQAYVDRREQVRLIKELYGNQIGELYCSLPYHMIEFVLADFDW; encoded by the exons ATGCAGCAACTTGATCTAGTGAAGGAGAAGCCTGTTTCTCTGAATATGGGAGAAGTG AACTTTTCCCAAGCTGAGGATGTAAGGTTGGAGACTACACGGGCAAGAT TTTCAAGTCTTCTTAAGAGGCATGCAGAATTAACAGAGCGGCTTTCTAG GGATTCTGACAAATCTGTATTTGAACGTTTGCAAAGAGAATTTGAAGCTGCACATGCTTCTCAAACTCAAG AAATATGTTTGGATGGTGAGCAATGGAATGATGGGTTATTAGCCACAATAAGAGAGCGG GTTCACATGGAGGCTGAAAGAAAGGCAATGCTACTGCAAGGGGATGCCGCTGCAATGCCCAATTTACcttttcatgaaaaaataactTACAGAGTTGGAAATAAA ATGATCTGTTGTTTAGATGGACCAAGGATTGGAATTCAATATGAGACCTCATTTGCTG GAGAACCTTGTGAGCTGTTCCATTGTGTTCTTGAAAGTAAATCGTTTCTTGAGAAAATGACAGTTCTTGAGCACACCATTCCATTTTTCTTGCCGATACGTGATGCAGAGAATGATTATCTCTCTTCAAATGCAATG AAGTTCATAGATTATGTTGGAGACTTGCTGCAGGCCTATGTTGATAGACGAGAGCAG GTTCGCCTTATTAAAGAGTTGTATGGAAATCAAATAGGAGAACTTTATTGCAGCCTTCCATATCATATGATTGAATTTGTGCTAGCAGATTTCGATTGGTAA
- the LOC131009510 gene encoding uncharacterized protein LOC131009510, which produces MASNGAPLGDADTQTSLEKIKRQLASSSGRQLLQGPLLKRSETLRKWNERWVILDPTTGKMEYKVRRNEPAVKGTIVFDANSTITISPVNFQGLPKYDGCCFYIGTPQKKDYFLCAETPAATRAWVSTLHATQLVLKAHKEAVNTLSGNGSSKLGTVATVVAAANSTALEASKEIEAAMQVAMRNALGAMMNKTPDLPMDDLSIMKETLRVKDEELQNLARDLRARDSTIKELAEKLSETAEAAEAAASAAYTMDEQRRIACAEVERLTRDSEKQFESSKQKIRELEEKTLNLSREKDQLIKERDSAIQEAHLWRSELAKARERAVILEGAVVRAEEKVRVTEADAEAKLREAMEKESVAAKEKQELLSYINALQEQLKRQQIETREVFAERTDSCSGIGGDLPLTKHVDPSQENVDKACLSVSKATSAPAESDLHSIQESEWSDIQTTEARIADVREVGPDAEEHSLDIPVVTFPTNGHPEHSSSHQP; this is translated from the exons ATGGCATCAAATGGAGCTCCACTC GGGGATGCTGATACGCAGACGAGCTTGGAGAAGATCAAAAGGCAGCTCGCCTCGAGCTCCGGCCGACAACTTCTTCAAGGGCCCCTCTTAAAGCGATCCGAAACg TTAAGGAAGTGGAACGAGAGGTGGGTGATTTTAGACCCAACAACTGGGAAGATGGAATACAA GGTCAGGAGGAACGAGCCGGCAGTAAAAGGAACCATAGTGTTTGACGCAAACAGCACCATCACAATTTCTCCTGTGAATTTCCA GGGACTACCGAAGTATGACGGCTGTTGTTTCT ATATTGGGACACCGCAGAAAAAGGATTATTTTCTTTGTGCAGAGACTCCTGCTGCTACCAGAGCTTGGGTGTCGACATTACA TGCAACTCAACTGGTTCTCAAGGCTCATAAAGAAGCGGTGAATACCCTAAGTGGAAATGGATCCTCAAAGTTAGGAACAGTAGCCACTGTTGTTGCTGCTGCAAATTCAACAGCGCTGGAAGCTTCTAAAGAAATTGAAGCTGCCATGCAAGTTGCTATGAGGAATGCCTTGGGGGCTATGATGAATAAGACACCTGATCTGCCCATGGATGATTTGTCAATCATGAAG GAAACCCTGAGGGTGAAGGATGAAGAGCTGCAAAATTTGGCGAGGGACCTTCGTGCTAGAGATTCAACCATAAAGGAATTAGCTGAGAAATTATCTGAGACTGCTGAAGCTGCAGAAGCTGCCGCCTCTGCTGCCTATACCATGGATGAGCAAAGGAGAATAGCATGTGCAGAGGTTGAGCGGCTGACTAGAGATTCAGAGAAACAATTTGAGTCATCTAAACAGAAG ATTAGAGAGCTGGAAGAGAAAACTCTGAATCTGAGCAGAGAAAAAGATCAGCTGATAAAAGAACGGGACTCAGCCATTCAGGAGGCTCATTTGTGGCGTTCCGAGCTTGCAAAAGCTAGAGAGCGTGCTGTCATATTGGAAGGAGCAGTTGTTCGAGCTGAAGAGAAGGTCAGAGTCACAGAGGCTGATGCCGAAGCTAAATTAAGGGAAGCAATGGAAAAAGAGTCTGTTGCTGCTAAGGAGAAACAAGAATTACTTTCATATATCAATGCCTTACAAGAACAACTGAAAAG GCAGCAGATAGAAACCCGGGAAGTCTTTGCAGAGAGGACCGATTCCTGCTCTGGTATCGGTGGCGATTTACCACTAACAAAGCATGTCGATCCATCACAGGAGAACGTCGATAAAGCCTGTCTGAGCGTCTCAAAGGCGACATCAGCGCCTGCAGAGTCAGATCTCCATTCTATCCAGGAGAGTGAATGGAGCGACATCCAAACCACAGAGGCTAGGATAGCCGATGTCAGAGAGGTTGGACCCGATGCAGAAGAGCACAGCCTCGACATCCCCGTTGTAACTTTCCCTACCAACGGTCACCCGGAGCACAGTTCTTCCCATCAGCCTTAG